From the genome of Vanessa tameamea isolate UH-Manoa-2023 chromosome 16, ilVanTame1 primary haplotype, whole genome shotgun sequence, one region includes:
- the LOC113403009 gene encoding aprataxin: MSKRAVENVEDCSTKQAAKRNKHWSLGLVESMKDPEVIYKETKSIVVIKDKYPKAMIHYLILPHEEISSIYKLNKTHLNLLNEFGSMFNLIKEEHDSELRAGFHAVPSMQRLHMHVISTDMNSPSLKTKVHWNSFTTSFFISYEELIKKLTEDGYIQKISNDTHKILMSLPLKCNQCSFEPKNMPQLKQHLLSHIK; this comes from the exons atgagtaaACGAGCCGTGGAAAATGTAGAAGATTGTTCTACAAAGCAAGCAGCCAAGCGAAATAAGCATTGGTCATTAGGTTTAGTAGAATCAATGAAAGATCCTGAAGTAATTTACAAAGAAACAAAATCAATAGTTGTTATAAAAGATAAGTACCCTAAAGCTATGATTCACTATCTTATTTTACCACATGAAGAAATCAGTAGTATTTATAAGttgaataaaacacatttaaatctTCTCAATGAATTTGGTtccatgtttaatttaataaaagaagaaCATGACTCTGAGCTTCGAGCTGGTTTTCATGCAGTTCCAAGTATGCAAAGGCTACATATGCATGTAATTAGTACAGATATGAATTCACCAAGTCTTAAAACTAAAGTACATTGGAACAGCTTTACTACTagcttttttatatcttatgaag aattgattaaaaagcTGACAGAAGATggttatattcaaaaaatttcAAATGACACACATAAAATACTGATGTCGTTGCCACTGAAATGCAACCAGTGCAGTTTTGAACCAAAAAATATGCCacaattaaaacaacatttactaagtcatataaaataa
- the LOC113402976 gene encoding uncharacterized protein LOC113402976 isoform X1, producing the protein MTSASNCALVLLLLVPAVLSQDYDVTDIQCTFASGGSGIRDSVSALLRKPEGFRGAPLFADDRTTDPIADPICQIRPESEDPTGLLYRLRINDFTKCGVLKRNGFVHVRIWFPQFPGVVMQSDQELIIMCKPPEPTIIENKAAGFAGSFPHGARVSGVVEETPGRLEYEVALYKEAPPLSRHSNHSVDMPVDQVNTAVPIGTKLQLRARINPDSAWRHIKLLEVAVSPDPDRPHAPGAVLLVKDGCRNRDFASIIPHQPARYRERHNEVFLDFEAFLLASMKERSTLWIHSQIKACMDAADCQPDYCLDLFEPSGHGRRKRSLPETSHSHNITSSSLVADNGSTPFTRFKENLEYTVVMPGELFHRTPLEATCATSMMIAVALGALLFMSALLMCYLATKLNSTMLKNSNFQAPPGKGFEQILRELAQHSHSDTGYTGRPTVQ; encoded by the exons ATGACGAGCGCCAGCAACTGCGCTCTGGTGCTGCTCCTCCTG GTTCCGGCTGTGCTCTCTCAAGACTACGATG TAACAGACATACAGTGCACGTTTGCCAGCGGCGGTTCAGGTATCCGAGACTCCGTGTCAGCCCTCCTGAGAAAGCCGGAAGGCTTCCGCGGCGCCCCTCTATTCGCCGACGATCGGACCACTGATCCTATTGCAGATCCCATCTGTCAAATACGTCCCGAGTCTGAAGATCCAACGGGATTGCTATACAGATTGAGGATCAACGATTTCACAAAATGTGgagttttaaaaagaaat GGCTTCGTGCACGTCCGCATATGGTTCCCGCAGTTTCCGGGCGTGGTGATGCAGTCCGATCAGGAGCTAATTATCATGTGCAAGCCTCCAGAACCCACCATCATCGAAAACAAGGCCGCAGGTTTTGCCGGTAGCTT TCCGCATGGTGCTCGAGTCTCAGGAGTGGTCGAGGAAACACCAGGCCGTCTCGAGTACGAAGTAGCTTTGTACAAAGAAGCGCCACCATTATCTCGACATTCTAACCACTCCGTAGACATGCCTGTCGACCAGGTAAATACT gCTGTTCCAATTGGAACAAAACTTCAACTTCGGGCGCGTATAAACCCTGACTCTGCTTGGCGACATATAAAACTGTTGGAAGTAGCCGTCTCTCCTGACCCAGATCGTCCTCATGCGCCAGGTGCTGTGCTCCTGGTCAAAGACGG ATGCCGAAACAGAGACTTTGCCTCTATTATCCCACACCAACCAGCACGTTACCGGGAGCGTCACAACGAAGTGTTCCTGGACTTTGAAGCTTTCCTTCTAGCCTCTATGAAAGAACGTTCCACTCTCTGGATACATTCTCAGATTAAAGCGTGTATGGATGCTGCAGATTGTCAGCCAGATTATTGTCTTGACTTATTTGAGCCTTCAG GCCATGGACGTCGGAAGAGATCGTTACCAGAAACGAGCCACTCTCACAATATAACAAGTTCATCGCTCGTCGCGGACAATGGTTCAACGCCCTTCACGAGGTTCAAAGAGAATCTCGAGTATACAGTAGTGATGCCTGGAGAGCTCTTCCATAGAACTCCATTAGAGGCGACTTGCGCGACGTCCATGATGATCGCAGTGGCGTTGGGTGCTCTATTGTTTATGTCAGCATTGTTG ATGTGCTATCTGGCAACTAAACTGAATTCGACAATGCTTAAGAACAGCAATTTTCAAGCACCCCCAGGTAAAGGATTTGAACAAATATTACGAGAATTGGCGCAGCATTCTCATTCTGACACCGGCTACACAGGTCGTCCCACCGtgcaatga
- the LOC113402976 gene encoding uncharacterized protein LOC113402976 isoform X2 yields MTSASNCALVLLLLVPAVLSQDYDVTDIQCTFASGGSGIRDSVSALLRKPEGFRGAPLFADDRTTDPIADPICQIRPESEDPTGLLYRLRINDFTKCGVLKRNGFVHVRIWFPQFPGVVMQSDQELIIMCKPPEPTIIENKAAGFAGSFPHGARVSGVVEETPGRLEYEVALYKEAPPLSRHSNHSVDMPVDQAVPIGTKLQLRARINPDSAWRHIKLLEVAVSPDPDRPHAPGAVLLVKDGCRNRDFASIIPHQPARYRERHNEVFLDFEAFLLASMKERSTLWIHSQIKACMDAADCQPDYCLDLFEPSGHGRRKRSLPETSHSHNITSSSLVADNGSTPFTRFKENLEYTVVMPGELFHRTPLEATCATSMMIAVALGALLFMSALLMCYLATKLNSTMLKNSNFQAPPGKGFEQILRELAQHSHSDTGYTGRPTVQ; encoded by the exons ATGACGAGCGCCAGCAACTGCGCTCTGGTGCTGCTCCTCCTG GTTCCGGCTGTGCTCTCTCAAGACTACGATG TAACAGACATACAGTGCACGTTTGCCAGCGGCGGTTCAGGTATCCGAGACTCCGTGTCAGCCCTCCTGAGAAAGCCGGAAGGCTTCCGCGGCGCCCCTCTATTCGCCGACGATCGGACCACTGATCCTATTGCAGATCCCATCTGTCAAATACGTCCCGAGTCTGAAGATCCAACGGGATTGCTATACAGATTGAGGATCAACGATTTCACAAAATGTGgagttttaaaaagaaat GGCTTCGTGCACGTCCGCATATGGTTCCCGCAGTTTCCGGGCGTGGTGATGCAGTCCGATCAGGAGCTAATTATCATGTGCAAGCCTCCAGAACCCACCATCATCGAAAACAAGGCCGCAGGTTTTGCCGGTAGCTT TCCGCATGGTGCTCGAGTCTCAGGAGTGGTCGAGGAAACACCAGGCCGTCTCGAGTACGAAGTAGCTTTGTACAAAGAAGCGCCACCATTATCTCGACATTCTAACCACTCCGTAGACATGCCTGTCGACCAG gCTGTTCCAATTGGAACAAAACTTCAACTTCGGGCGCGTATAAACCCTGACTCTGCTTGGCGACATATAAAACTGTTGGAAGTAGCCGTCTCTCCTGACCCAGATCGTCCTCATGCGCCAGGTGCTGTGCTCCTGGTCAAAGACGG ATGCCGAAACAGAGACTTTGCCTCTATTATCCCACACCAACCAGCACGTTACCGGGAGCGTCACAACGAAGTGTTCCTGGACTTTGAAGCTTTCCTTCTAGCCTCTATGAAAGAACGTTCCACTCTCTGGATACATTCTCAGATTAAAGCGTGTATGGATGCTGCAGATTGTCAGCCAGATTATTGTCTTGACTTATTTGAGCCTTCAG GCCATGGACGTCGGAAGAGATCGTTACCAGAAACGAGCCACTCTCACAATATAACAAGTTCATCGCTCGTCGCGGACAATGGTTCAACGCCCTTCACGAGGTTCAAAGAGAATCTCGAGTATACAGTAGTGATGCCTGGAGAGCTCTTCCATAGAACTCCATTAGAGGCGACTTGCGCGACGTCCATGATGATCGCAGTGGCGTTGGGTGCTCTATTGTTTATGTCAGCATTGTTG ATGTGCTATCTGGCAACTAAACTGAATTCGACAATGCTTAAGAACAGCAATTTTCAAGCACCCCCAGGTAAAGGATTTGAACAAATATTACGAGAATTGGCGCAGCATTCTCATTCTGACACCGGCTACACAGGTCGTCCCACCGtgcaatga